A part of Entelurus aequoreus isolate RoL-2023_Sb linkage group LG10, RoL_Eaeq_v1.1, whole genome shotgun sequence genomic DNA contains:
- the LOC133658981 gene encoding ecto-NOX disulfide-thiol exchanger 1-like isoform X2 translates to MASVASSAADGGQQTSERPAWTNLTVVPLGVGGQQLLSDSLCIQRFESPLDLMAPVNPIMTGVNLVPALPMPPDMQPAKEIIHCKSCTLFPQNPNLPPPSIRERPPGCRTVFVGGLPENATDDIIREVFGPCGEIIAIRKSKKNFCHIRFSEQFMVDKAIYLSGYRMRIGSSTDKKDSGKIHVDFAQARDDLYEWECQQRLLAREERHRRTLWEDCLQPPSPAPVVHFSEHEAAMLAEGLKDNHKFSQATAVLLTWMDRGEVNRRTANQFYSMIQSANGHVRRLMSEKAQHEEEMERAKEAFKCALVAILTQFEQISAVFAAASRQKAWDHFSKAQRKNLDIWRKQCEELTKVHGDEIVGFRREEEMEMSDEDSDESPCKKMRCEDNGACDQREACLREENVSLRWQLEAYVKEAELARKEACREDNNNAVGWNLPDTSLQLLQQRVVSVQQLHRLQEQLASKEAELEQAREEHHFLEGEVLSLQDKGVSGCPPSMYLSMGRRSNVVLSEKEALLLGVISTFLHVHPFGANLEYLWSYMQRLDSKVSAGQLERLMVRLPLMFRQELSGVGATLEKRWKFCGFDSLTSG, encoded by the exons ACTCTCTGTGCATCCAGAGGTTCGAGTCCCCGCTGGACCTCATGGCACCAGTCAACCCCATCATGACAGGGGTCAACCTGGTCCCGGCCCTGCCCATGCCCCCCGACATGCAGCCGGCCAAGGAGATCATCCACTGCAAGAGCTGCACTCTCTTCCCTCAGAATCCGA ACCTGCCCCCTCCATCGATCCGCGAGCGGCCTCCCGGGTGCAGAACGGTGTTTGTGGGGGGTCTGCCAGAGAACGCCACCGACGACATCATCAGGGAGGTCTTTGGCCCGTGTGGCGAGATCATCGCCATCCGCAAGAGCAAGAAGAACTTCTGCCACATTCGCTTCAGCGAACAGTTCATGGTGGACAAAGCCATCTACCTGTCAG GATACCGGATGCGTATCGGGTCCAGCACCGACAAGAAGGACTCGGGGAAGATCCATGTGGACTTTGCTCAGGCACGAGACGACCTGTACGAGTGGGAGTGTCAACAGCGGCTTCTGGCCAGAGAAGAACGACACCGCCGGACGCTCTGGGAGGACTGCCTGCAGCCGCCGTCTCCGGCGCCTGTCGTGCACTTCTCTGAGCACGAGGCGGCCATGTTGGCGGAGGGGCTGAAAG ACAACCACAAGTTCAGCCAGGCCACCGCCGTGCTCCTCACCTGGATGGATCGGGGCGAGGTCAACCGTCGCACCGCCAACCAGTTCTACTCCATGATCCAGTCGGCCAACGGCCACGTGCGCCGGCTGATGAGCGAGAAGGCGCAGCACGAGGAGGAGATGGAGCGCGCCAAGGAGGCCTTCAAGTGCGCCCTGGTGGCCATCTTGACACAGT TCGAGCAGATCTCAGCCGTGTTCGCCGCCGCCAGCAGACAAAAGGCGTGGGACCATTTCTCTAAAGCTCAGCGCAAGAACCTAGACATTTGGCGCAAGCAGTGCGAG GAGCTGACGAAAGTCCACGGTGACGAGATCGTGGGATTCCGCCGCGAGGAGGAGATGGAGATGTCGGATGAAGACTCCGATGAAAGCCCGTGCAAGAAGATGCGCTGTGAGGACAACG GGGCGTGCGATCAGAGGGAGGCGTGTCTTCGAGAGGAGAACGTCTCCCTGCGGTGGCAGCTGGAGGCTTACGTGAAGGAGGCGGAGCTCGCCAGGAAGGAGGCGTGCAGAGAGGACAACAACAACGCAGTCGGGTGGAACCTCCCCGACACGTCCCTGCAGCTGCTGCAGCAGAGAGTCGTCAGCGTGCAGcag CTCCACAGACTGCAGGAGCAGCTGGCAAGCAAGGAGGCGGAGTTAGAGCAAGCGAGAGAGGAGCATCACTTCCTGGAAGGGGAGGTGCTCTCGCTCCAAGACAAG GGGGTCAGCGGGTGTCCCCCGTCAATGTACCTCAGCATGGGCAGGAGAAGTAACGTCGTCCTTTCCGAAAAAGAGGCCCTGCTTCTGG GTGTGATTTCCACCTTCCTCCATGTTCACCCATTCGGCGCCAACCTGGAGTACTTGTGGTCTTACATGCAGAGACTCGACTCCAAG gtgtcggCGGGGCAGCTGGAGCGCCTCATGGTTCGACTGCCCCTTATGTTCAGGCAGGAGCTGAGCGGCGTCGGAGCCACTTTGGAGAAACGCTGGAAGTTCTGTGGGTTTGACAGCCTCACTTCGGGATGA
- the LOC133658981 gene encoding ecto-NOX disulfide-thiol exchanger 1-like isoform X1 has product MASVASSAADGGQQTSERPAWTNLTVVPLGVGGQQLLSDSLCIQRFESPLDLMAPVNPIMTGVNLVPALPMPPDMQPAKEIIHCKSCTLFPQNPNLPPPSIRERPPGCRTVFVGGLPENATDDIIREVFGPCGEIIAIRKSKKNFCHIRFSEQFMVDKAIYLSGYRMRIGSSTDKKDSGKIHVDFAQARDDLYEWECQQRLLAREERHRRTLWEDCLQPPSPAPVVHFSEHEAAMLAEGLKDNHKFSQATAVLLTWMDRGEVNRRTANQFYSMIQSANGHVRRLMSEKAQHEEEMERAKEAFKCALVAILTQFEQISAVFAAASRQKAWDHFSKAQRKNLDIWRKQCEELTKVHGDEIVGFRREEEMEMSDEDSDESPCKKMRCEDNGACDQREACLREENVSLRWQLEAYVKEAELARKEACREDNNNAVGWNLPDTSLQLLQQRVVSVQQQLHRLQEQLASKEAELEQAREEHHFLEGEVLSLQDKGVSGCPPSMYLSMGRRSNVVLSEKEALLLGVISTFLHVHPFGANLEYLWSYMQRLDSKVSAGQLERLMVRLPLMFRQELSGVGATLEKRWKFCGFDSLTSG; this is encoded by the exons ACTCTCTGTGCATCCAGAGGTTCGAGTCCCCGCTGGACCTCATGGCACCAGTCAACCCCATCATGACAGGGGTCAACCTGGTCCCGGCCCTGCCCATGCCCCCCGACATGCAGCCGGCCAAGGAGATCATCCACTGCAAGAGCTGCACTCTCTTCCCTCAGAATCCGA ACCTGCCCCCTCCATCGATCCGCGAGCGGCCTCCCGGGTGCAGAACGGTGTTTGTGGGGGGTCTGCCAGAGAACGCCACCGACGACATCATCAGGGAGGTCTTTGGCCCGTGTGGCGAGATCATCGCCATCCGCAAGAGCAAGAAGAACTTCTGCCACATTCGCTTCAGCGAACAGTTCATGGTGGACAAAGCCATCTACCTGTCAG GATACCGGATGCGTATCGGGTCCAGCACCGACAAGAAGGACTCGGGGAAGATCCATGTGGACTTTGCTCAGGCACGAGACGACCTGTACGAGTGGGAGTGTCAACAGCGGCTTCTGGCCAGAGAAGAACGACACCGCCGGACGCTCTGGGAGGACTGCCTGCAGCCGCCGTCTCCGGCGCCTGTCGTGCACTTCTCTGAGCACGAGGCGGCCATGTTGGCGGAGGGGCTGAAAG ACAACCACAAGTTCAGCCAGGCCACCGCCGTGCTCCTCACCTGGATGGATCGGGGCGAGGTCAACCGTCGCACCGCCAACCAGTTCTACTCCATGATCCAGTCGGCCAACGGCCACGTGCGCCGGCTGATGAGCGAGAAGGCGCAGCACGAGGAGGAGATGGAGCGCGCCAAGGAGGCCTTCAAGTGCGCCCTGGTGGCCATCTTGACACAGT TCGAGCAGATCTCAGCCGTGTTCGCCGCCGCCAGCAGACAAAAGGCGTGGGACCATTTCTCTAAAGCTCAGCGCAAGAACCTAGACATTTGGCGCAAGCAGTGCGAG GAGCTGACGAAAGTCCACGGTGACGAGATCGTGGGATTCCGCCGCGAGGAGGAGATGGAGATGTCGGATGAAGACTCCGATGAAAGCCCGTGCAAGAAGATGCGCTGTGAGGACAACG GGGCGTGCGATCAGAGGGAGGCGTGTCTTCGAGAGGAGAACGTCTCCCTGCGGTGGCAGCTGGAGGCTTACGTGAAGGAGGCGGAGCTCGCCAGGAAGGAGGCGTGCAGAGAGGACAACAACAACGCAGTCGGGTGGAACCTCCCCGACACGTCCCTGCAGCTGCTGCAGCAGAGAGTCGTCAGCGTGCAGcag CAGCTCCACAGACTGCAGGAGCAGCTGGCAAGCAAGGAGGCGGAGTTAGAGCAAGCGAGAGAGGAGCATCACTTCCTGGAAGGGGAGGTGCTCTCGCTCCAAGACAAG GGGGTCAGCGGGTGTCCCCCGTCAATGTACCTCAGCATGGGCAGGAGAAGTAACGTCGTCCTTTCCGAAAAAGAGGCCCTGCTTCTGG GTGTGATTTCCACCTTCCTCCATGTTCACCCATTCGGCGCCAACCTGGAGTACTTGTGGTCTTACATGCAGAGACTCGACTCCAAG gtgtcggCGGGGCAGCTGGAGCGCCTCATGGTTCGACTGCCCCTTATGTTCAGGCAGGAGCTGAGCGGCGTCGGAGCCACTTTGGAGAAACGCTGGAAGTTCTGTGGGTTTGACAGCCTCACTTCGGGATGA
- the LOC133658979 gene encoding uncharacterized protein LOC133658979, which produces MAEMGISTRRLVLKKGAKPTIFDRPRTSPEHPTPSTSGQTGHMRSAFAKRERKRTIDQIMDSTTTASVADAVDEPMAMALDLPDEEGDQDQGNTREQGCQTDWVPIGTAPTAMTSSKSTQTGKIHHRSKGHQVTPDILERVRARPARVSEVPLSSVAAPSDSPEMQTNIAAPGVSGMQAKLRPPPALFDEGPASSPTAPFVGGSSDDSYVPSESTTSDPCQSDGSPDRPCTHQMHEEGCHKEPKYIIFESCLQSLVKWCHCPVCGSQDISPSWDSNGTQLTMTLQCASCDQRSSWSSQPNIGPYAAGNILLSAGILFAGASSGKVLQVLNSIGVVTYVKRTFFNHQELILQPAIKKVWEEQQRTHLTMLQVEGRPLVLGGDGRADSPGHSAKFGTYTTMELVANVVLDLQVVQSNECLGSYHMEMEGLKRMVELLISWDLDVGVLVTDRHRQIAKWIRENMPNTRHCYDIWHVAKSIGKKLKAIAKHKDCEDLKPWVQSIINHLYWAAVSTPPGEGELLVAKWKSVERHIQNIHKDHGDLFPICTHGQLQRQKKWLKQSSRSAVKLEEVVNNKSLLKDIAMLSGEHQTSKVEAFHSLVIQFAPKMYVFSYIGMLCRNLLAGLHWNENSSRPIATTQAGAERYAVRYPKYKAGGHVVKKIATEPTYRYVDDLIREVVAGCRQTPDERTPLSVTVDVPPFLCDELEKPDKEEAIAKHRSRFGKCEMPSR; this is translated from the exons atggcagaaatgggaatcagcactcgtcgactcgtgctgaagaaaggtgcgaagccaactattttcgatagaccacggacaagtccggagcacccgaccccctccacaagcggacagactgggcacatgaggtctgcatttgccaaaagggaaaggaagagg acaatagatcagatcatggacagtacgactacggcatcagtggcggatgcggtggatgaaccaatggcaatggcactagatttgcctgatgaggagggcgatcaagatcag ggaaatacaagagaacaaggatgccagacggactgggtaccgattgggacagcaccaacagcaatgaccagtagcaagagcacccaaacagggaaaatacatcatagatcaaagg gacaccaggtgaccccagatatcctcgagagggttagagctcggccggccagggttagtgaagtcccattgtcaagtgtagcagctccatctgacagccccgagatgcagactaacatagcagctccaggtgtgtctggaatgcaagccaagctacgaccacctcctgcattgtttgatgaaggaccagcatcaagtcccactgcgccttttgttggtggttcttccgatgacagctatgtgccgagtgagtcaacgacatcggatccgtgtcaatctgacgggtcgccagatcgcccatgtactcaccagatgcatgaagagggctgccacaaggaaccgaagtacatcatctttgagtcgtgcctccagagtctcgtcaagtggtgtcactgtccagtctgtggcagccaggacataagcccttcttgggattcgaacggtacacagctgaccatgactcttcaatgtgcatcatgtgaccagaggagtagttggagcagccagccaaacattggcccttatgccgcgggcaacatcctgctgtctgctggcatcctcttcgctggggcatcttctggcaaggtgttgcaagtgctgaacagcatcggagtggtcacgtatgtgaagaggacatttttcaaccaccaggagctcatcctgcagccagccatcaaaaaggtgtgggaggaacagcaacggacgcacctcaccatgctgcaggtggaaggccgacccctcgtccttggtggtgatgggcgagcagacagtccgggacacagcgccaagttcggtacctacaccacaatggagcttgtggccaatgtggttctcgaccttcaggttgtacag agcaacgaatgtcttggcagctaccatatggagatggaaggactgaagaggatggtggaactgctgatcagctgggacctggatgtcggggtgctggtgacagacagacacagacagatcgctaaatggattcgtgaaaacatgcccaatacacggcactgctatgacatctggcatgttgcaaaat ccatcggaaagaaactgaaggccatcgccaagcataaggactgtgaagacctgaagccctgggtgcaaagtataatcaaccacctctactgggcagcagtgtctacaccgcctggagagggggaacttctggttgccaagtggaagtctgtggagcgacacattcagaacatccacaaggaccatggcgacctcttcccaatttgtactcatggacaactgcaacggcaaaagaaatggctcaaacaaa gttcacgctcagcagtgaaactggaggaggtggtcaacaacaagtccctgctaaaagatatcgccatgctgtcgggtgaacaccagacttccaaggtggaggcgttccatagccttgtcatacag ttcgcaccgaaaatgtatgtcttctcatacatcggaatgctgtgcag gaacctgcttgctgggctgcactggaacgaaaattcgagccgccctatagccactacacaagcgggtgctgagcgctatgcagtacgctacccgaagtataaagcagggggccatgtggtcaagaaaatcgcgacagagccaacatacc gctacgtagatgacttgatcagggaggttgttgctggctgcagacagacccctgacgagagaacaccactcagcgtcactgtggatgtgcctcccttcctctgcgatgaactggagaagccagacaaggaggaagccatcgccaagcacaggagtcgcttcggtaagtgtgaaatgccctcccggtaa
- the LOC133658980 gene encoding uncharacterized protein LOC133658980, translating to MMAARSESDSDRDSDDFSINLSEDERCVDEESASEGLVGSGSDSDREEAVRGIEPYRFEPDADEDGQEDAAAIDAGGAHDIDRLENTEWCTCQNCVNMETVAECVCCSEIEAVTRTMEEEGVKTCIIDHHGFPSVCLDEWVLQTAYNAYKQQYGMLQQQQNERRRHTAYRQFVRFCWGYLGKDIRVVLPACVVHKIRTTFPSMDYTGFQDVQ from the exons atgatggccgccagatctgagagcgattctgaccgagatagcgacgatttctccattaatttgagcgaggatgaaagatgtgtggatgaggaaagtgcaagtgaaggactagtggggagtggaagcgattcagatagggaagaagctgtgagagggatagagccatatcgctttgaacccgacgctgatgaagacggtcaggaggacgctgctgctattgatgctggaggagcacacgacatagatcgccttgagaatacagaatg gtgtacatgtcaaaactgtgtgaacatggagacagtggctgagtgtgtctgctgtagtgaaatagaggcagtgaccagaacgatggaggaggagggggtgaagacgtgcatcatagaccaccatggctttccatctgtgtgtctggatgaatgggtgctgcagacagcgtataacgcctacaaacagcaatatggcatgctgcagcaacagcaaaatga gcggagacgacacacagcctatcgacagtttgtccgcttctgctggggatatctgggaaaggacataagggtggtactaccagcttgtgtagtacataagattaggacaacattcccatcgatggactacacggggttccaagacgtgcagtga